In the Candidatus Mycosynbacter amalyticus genome, one interval contains:
- a CDS encoding ribonucleotide-diphosphate reductase subunit beta — protein MAGILGTGIQDGLLLKPVHYQWAMDLYDQAVANTWFPNEIQLGQDLADWKKMTDEERHALEFLMSYFNPNELLVNKALAFGVYPYVNAAECHLYLAKQMWEEANHCMSFEYVLETFPIDRDKAYAAHVEVPSMAAKEAFETKYIKRMTEETLDITTTEGKKDFVKNLIAYNIILEGIWFYSGFMVALSFRQRNLLRNFGSLMDWIIRDESLHLKFGINLILTTLEENEDLQTPEFAEEIKQMILDAVEMEEQYNRDLLPKGILGLNADYVNQYVRYLTDRRLEELGFGAHYKVSNPAKWMAAANDTLELVNFFESTNTSYEVNATKDKK, from the coding sequence ATGGCAGGCATATTAGGCACAGGTATCCAAGACGGGCTACTACTCAAACCAGTTCACTACCAGTGGGCGATGGATCTCTACGATCAGGCGGTGGCCAACACGTGGTTTCCAAACGAAATCCAGCTCGGGCAAGATCTCGCTGACTGGAAAAAGATGACAGACGAAGAGCGGCATGCGCTCGAGTTCCTCATGAGTTACTTCAACCCAAACGAGCTGCTCGTAAACAAAGCGCTGGCATTTGGTGTTTACCCGTATGTCAACGCAGCCGAGTGTCACCTGTACCTGGCTAAGCAGATGTGGGAAGAGGCAAACCACTGCATGAGCTTCGAGTATGTGCTTGAGACATTTCCGATTGATCGCGACAAAGCCTATGCGGCACATGTAGAAGTACCAAGCATGGCAGCCAAAGAAGCGTTTGAGACCAAATATATCAAACGCATGACGGAGGAAACGCTCGATATCACTACCACCGAAGGCAAAAAAGACTTCGTGAAGAATCTGATCGCCTACAATATCATTCTCGAAGGTATTTGGTTTTATAGTGGCTTCATGGTTGCACTCAGTTTCCGCCAGCGCAACTTGCTACGCAACTTCGGTAGTCTCATGGACTGGATCATCCGCGACGAGAGCTTGCATCTCAAATTTGGTATCAACTTGATCCTCACTACACTAGAGGAAAACGAAGACCTGCAGACACCAGAGTTTGCCGAAGAGATCAAGCAGATGATCCTCGACGCAGTAGAGATGGAAGAGCAGTACAACCGTGATCTATTGCCAAAAGGTATCTTGGGGCTCAATGCCGACTATGTGAACCAGTATGTACGTTATCTCACCGATCGTCGTTTGGAAGAGCTTGGTTTTGGCGCGCACTACAAAGTCAGCAATCCAGCCAAATGGATGGCCGCAGCAAACGACACGCTTGAGCTTGTCAATTTCTTCGAGAGCACCAATACTAGCTACGAAGTCAACGCGACCAAAGACAAGAAATAA
- a CDS encoding inosine/xanthosine triphosphatase yields MKLTLCGSMSSRELMQATKSDLEQRGYQVDNPDFAEDSLHVALEQDVDKKRGFIDQHFAKIDTSDAILVVNGEKNGVANYIGGNTLMEMTYAYAHGLEVFVLGDVPDVSFRDEIRGLQPILLRGELDALDDYVASLPLLYMSTESLIKHTAVSRAMRRAGMPVRINGKKVDSGVSEQPMTIEETYEGAMNRHSNLKRLGVQASYYATIESGQHPAHVNHSLFGCDVVVIEKEGSNAKIGIDLDLEFPQEMLDKVPSQYPDLGVLVQQEYGAVSKDPFPYFTNGRVTRQKVLEDAAYKVAVQLPELA; encoded by the coding sequence ATGAAACTGACACTCTGCGGGTCGATGTCGTCGCGCGAACTGATGCAGGCGACTAAATCAGACCTAGAACAACGTGGCTACCAGGTGGATAACCCGGATTTTGCCGAAGACTCATTGCACGTTGCATTAGAGCAGGACGTGGACAAAAAACGTGGTTTTATCGACCAGCACTTCGCCAAAATCGACACGTCTGACGCAATTTTGGTCGTCAACGGCGAGAAAAACGGCGTCGCAAACTACATCGGTGGCAACACTCTCATGGAAATGACGTATGCGTACGCTCATGGGCTCGAGGTGTTTGTACTAGGTGATGTACCAGACGTGTCGTTTCGTGACGAGATTCGTGGATTGCAGCCGATTCTACTTCGTGGCGAACTCGATGCTCTGGACGACTACGTGGCATCGTTGCCTCTGCTGTATATGAGTACCGAAAGCCTCATCAAGCACACCGCTGTCAGTCGTGCTATGCGTCGGGCGGGTATGCCAGTGCGTATTAATGGTAAAAAGGTTGATTCAGGTGTGAGTGAGCAGCCAATGACGATCGAAGAAACCTACGAAGGAGCGATGAATCGCCACAGTAACCTAAAGAGACTTGGTGTTCAGGCGAGCTACTATGCAACAATCGAGAGTGGACAGCATCCCGCACATGTCAATCATAGCCTGTTTGGCTGTGATGTGGTGGTCATCGAAAAAGAGGGGAGCAACGCAAAAATTGGTATCGACCTTGACCTTGAATTTCCGCAGGAAATGCTCGATAAAGTCCCAAGTCAGTACCCTGATCTGGGCGTGCTCGTTCAGCAAGAATACGGAGCTGTGTCAAAAGACCCGTTTCCATACTTTACAAATGGCCGTGTGACTAGGCAGAAGGTACTCGAGGATGCTGCTTATAAAGTTGCCGTGCAGCTACCGGAGCTAGCATGA
- a CDS encoding class IV adenylate cyclase translates to MKTEIEVKFCQVEVDGMRVRLAAAGAVCVQPMRLMRRRVFYLVDRAKDAYLRVRDEGDKVTMTYKEFDGQQGLHSAQEIEIVVSDFDATIEMQLQAGLVPKSYQETRRETWHMSDGTEVVIDEWPWLRPFIEVEGESEEAVRTAADSLGFDWGDAVFGAATAAYRQQYTHLSDDFIMDQLPEIRFDAPVPEQLQI, encoded by the coding sequence ATGAAAACTGAGATAGAGGTGAAGTTTTGCCAGGTGGAAGTGGACGGTATGCGAGTTCGCCTCGCTGCGGCTGGTGCAGTATGTGTGCAGCCCATGCGTCTCATGCGCCGCCGCGTATTCTACCTGGTAGATCGCGCCAAAGATGCGTACCTGCGTGTGCGTGATGAAGGCGACAAAGTCACCATGACATACAAAGAGTTCGACGGTCAGCAGGGACTCCATAGTGCGCAGGAAATCGAGATCGTCGTGAGCGATTTTGATGCTACTATAGAGATGCAGCTACAAGCCGGTCTAGTACCCAAAAGCTACCAAGAAACCCGCCGTGAGACGTGGCATATGTCCGACGGCACAGAGGTAGTGATAGACGAGTGGCCATGGCTACGGCCATTTATCGAGGTAGAAGGCGAGAGCGAAGAGGCGGTACGAACAGCGGCGGACAGTCTGGGCTTTGACTGGGGCGACGCGGTGTTTGGTGCTGCTACTGCCGCCTATCGTCAGCAATACACGCACCTGTCGGACGATTTCATCATGGATCAGCTGCCAGAGATTCGGTTTGATGCGCCAGTGCCGGAGCAACTACAAATATAG
- a CDS encoding SGNH/GDSL hydrolase family protein, protein MNVRLFAGAAVLVLSIVGVVHADSYAVENLRWDDVTGATVTSGFSLESERKSWHFGNCREEQGEVEGYSPRISTTLCVVRSANLAFASYSDGGSQRYAAKLASDTVFHLIDNTYLPANPLLLADDTFLTLNFAAGPPQLVTIGAVHTKLIEKQIQSGPDTFRKVYAVDASQGVTVTDASGHALFAGAVAVSTNGRYAASAVYGSGIVRIDLQTKKAKLIASNRVNSQNQNIQLAISNDGSRVVVSDQDLGKSSVYMVGDACGRSDFYANSKIDQPCPSIDFSTELSNAMDKRSAYRAVIGADDTVNFYYWDSSQSLGRMAIVKPDSTKLRLQYLALGDSYSSGEGDTEKTASGGKYYRDFTDKEEDTLVRTPREKCHISTRSYPYLLAADMGLGSPATNSTTKWQSVACSGAQTYDIANSDSGYLGQGWGGKDPGRPRLQGYVDATQLQTQALSDFIPGRVQQIEFVKKYRPKVITLTMGGNDAGFGAIMDACANLTSPGTCDFATLDRRQKLKNGLLDIYDDLVETYSTVRNVTGGQSKIYVVGYPQFINGAQGAKCKNTLNLNDEERKMIYNSVEYFNNIIESAALRVGVKYLDVEDSLGNYRLCDNSKDEDKKVTAITGYMGWNGNDLQESFHPNAKGQRAMASSISQLLDGKSLSSYTWCLNSQAVCPDSAASSSAVHTPAGGYFEDGASTAVKLKKKDVAAREVQKGGSLDLKLMTGAGVPGSTFLVTLHSDPVNLGSLTFNSDGGASATVSVPESTPAGYHTLVLAGEAPGGEQVEYYQSILVVGRDQSDLDDNGTPDSQQACGVFVATANQDVDRDGIDDACDSEVIQPTETTPTNPSTPTVPTPSPSLIQKLTSFITSVLKSIITVLYKLFLC, encoded by the coding sequence GTGAACGTACGATTATTTGCCGGTGCCGCAGTGCTGGTTTTGTCTATTGTAGGGGTGGTTCATGCCGATTCATACGCGGTAGAAAATCTGAGATGGGATGACGTGACGGGCGCAACCGTGACGTCGGGCTTCAGTCTGGAATCCGAGCGAAAGTCATGGCATTTTGGCAATTGCCGCGAAGAGCAAGGCGAAGTAGAGGGCTACTCTCCGAGGATATCAACCACACTCTGCGTAGTACGGAGCGCAAACCTTGCTTTTGCATCGTATAGTGACGGAGGTTCACAGCGATACGCCGCCAAGCTGGCGTCGGATACGGTCTTTCACTTGATCGATAATACATACTTGCCTGCAAATCCCCTCTTGTTGGCAGATGACACGTTTTTGACGTTGAATTTTGCTGCTGGCCCACCGCAACTTGTAACTATTGGCGCTGTACACACTAAGCTGATAGAAAAACAGATCCAGTCGGGTCCGGATACTTTTCGCAAGGTGTACGCCGTCGATGCCTCTCAGGGTGTTACCGTGACCGATGCGAGTGGCCATGCGCTTTTTGCGGGTGCGGTCGCTGTCTCGACAAACGGGCGCTACGCCGCCTCTGCTGTATATGGTAGCGGTATCGTGCGTATTGACTTGCAGACAAAAAAGGCCAAGCTGATCGCAAGCAACAGGGTCAATTCACAGAATCAAAATATCCAACTCGCGATTTCTAATGACGGCTCACGTGTTGTCGTGTCCGATCAAGATCTTGGCAAAAGCAGCGTATATATGGTCGGTGACGCGTGTGGCCGCTCTGATTTCTATGCCAATTCGAAAATTGATCAGCCATGCCCATCGATTGATTTTTCTACTGAACTATCTAACGCAATGGATAAGCGAAGCGCGTATCGTGCGGTCATTGGTGCCGATGATACGGTCAACTTCTATTATTGGGATTCGAGTCAGTCGCTCGGCCGCATGGCTATTGTGAAGCCAGATTCGACTAAACTTCGCCTACAGTATTTGGCACTAGGGGACTCATATTCGAGTGGTGAAGGTGATACAGAGAAGACGGCATCGGGCGGCAAGTACTACCGTGATTTTACCGACAAAGAAGAGGATACCCTTGTGAGAACACCACGCGAGAAGTGTCATATTAGTACTAGGTCATACCCGTACTTACTTGCGGCAGATATGGGACTTGGTAGTCCAGCTACGAACTCGACCACCAAATGGCAGTCGGTGGCATGCTCGGGCGCGCAAACATATGATATTGCAAATAGTGACAGTGGGTATCTTGGTCAAGGCTGGGGTGGCAAGGACCCGGGACGACCAAGGCTGCAAGGCTATGTTGATGCGACACAACTGCAGACCCAGGCACTCAGTGATTTTATACCTGGACGCGTGCAGCAGATTGAGTTCGTGAAGAAGTATCGGCCGAAGGTGATCACGCTGACAATGGGCGGAAATGATGCAGGATTCGGTGCAATTATGGACGCCTGTGCCAACCTCACTTCGCCAGGAACATGTGATTTTGCAACACTCGACAGACGTCAGAAGCTCAAAAATGGCCTGTTGGATATTTATGATGATCTCGTAGAGACTTATTCAACCGTGCGTAATGTTACTGGCGGCCAGTCAAAGATATATGTAGTTGGCTATCCTCAGTTTATTAATGGAGCCCAGGGGGCTAAATGCAAGAACACGCTCAATTTGAATGATGAAGAGCGAAAAATGATTTATAACTCAGTAGAATATTTCAATAATATAATCGAATCTGCCGCACTTAGGGTGGGCGTCAAGTATCTTGACGTTGAGGATTCACTAGGTAATTACAGGCTGTGTGACAATTCAAAAGATGAAGATAAAAAAGTCACAGCGATCACTGGCTACATGGGGTGGAATGGCAACGACTTGCAAGAAAGCTTTCATCCAAATGCAAAAGGGCAGAGGGCAATGGCTAGTAGTATTTCGCAACTACTCGACGGTAAGAGCCTGAGTAGCTATACCTGGTGTTTAAATTCGCAGGCTGTGTGTCCGGATAGCGCGGCCTCCTCTAGTGCGGTTCATACGCCAGCGGGAGGGTATTTCGAAGACGGTGCGTCGACTGCCGTGAAGCTAAAAAAGAAAGATGTTGCGGCGAGGGAGGTGCAGAAAGGTGGCTCGCTTGACCTTAAACTTATGACTGGCGCGGGAGTGCCAGGGTCTACTTTCTTGGTCACTCTACACTCTGACCCAGTTAATTTGGGCAGCCTAACTTTTAATTCCGACGGCGGGGCATCTGCAACTGTCTCAGTGCCCGAGTCAACTCCAGCTGGCTACCATACGCTTGTTCTGGCGGGTGAAGCACCTGGCGGTGAGCAAGTTGAATACTATCAAAGTATTCTTGTCGTCGGTCGAGATCAGAGCGATCTAGACGATAATGGTACGCCAGACTCACAGCAGGCCTGCGGGGTATTTGTTGCAACTGCGAATCAAGATGTCGATCGTGACGGTATTGACGATGCTTGTGACAGCGAGGTTATTCAGCCAACTGAGACGACCCCGACAAATCCATCGACACCGACGGTGCCGACCCCTAGCCCCAGCCTTATACAAAAGCTTACTTCATTCATAACGAGTGTGTTAAAATCTATCATAACGGTATTGTATAAGCTATTCTTGTGCTAG
- a CDS encoding glucose-6-phosphate dehydrogenase, with amino-acid sequence MTTKLLIFGITGDLSRRKLIPALERIVQTGTYTDLEIIGVSRREVDVAMLMREPQLVERTRVVTMDLTVASDYERLKSEIGLSEGDQLLIYLSVPPTASGQIVQLLGGAGLNDDRVKLMLEKPFGTDLESARAMAERIGEWFDDEQVYRIDHYLAKEMAQNIVAFRAHNALFAHVWDNTAIEKIEIHAYESIDIEGRAQFYEQTGALRDIVQGHLMQLLSLVIMDIPGDMHWSQVSQHRLGALQSLRPVDTTKTIRAQYVGYQDEVENPGSSTETFVSVELESDAPKWQGVPLYLATGKALDQKLTEIKVHFKKFHDAQTNCLVFRIQPEEGIEIALNTLKPDYEYEYEETRLSFNYPAGTVLPEAYEQVIVDAIRGHKHIFTSSAEVIRSWEVLQPLVSEWSMQSACETLYEKGSSAEQITSLAS; translated from the coding sequence ATGACTACAAAACTCCTCATCTTCGGTATTACGGGCGACCTGAGCCGCCGCAAACTCATCCCTGCGCTAGAGCGGATCGTGCAGACAGGCACTTACACGGATCTCGAGATTATCGGTGTGTCTCGGCGCGAAGTGGACGTAGCGATGCTCATGCGTGAGCCGCAGCTAGTGGAGCGTACTCGTGTAGTAACGATGGATCTCACAGTAGCCTCAGACTATGAACGGCTCAAGTCGGAAATAGGACTGAGTGAGGGCGACCAATTGTTGATTTACCTCTCCGTACCGCCGACCGCTTCTGGCCAGATCGTGCAGCTTCTCGGTGGGGCAGGTCTCAACGACGACCGAGTAAAACTCATGCTCGAGAAGCCGTTTGGTACCGATCTGGAAAGTGCACGAGCCATGGCGGAGCGTATCGGCGAGTGGTTTGACGATGAACAAGTGTACCGTATTGATCACTATCTTGCCAAAGAGATGGCGCAAAATATCGTAGCGTTTCGCGCACATAACGCACTGTTTGCTCATGTGTGGGACAATACGGCAATCGAAAAAATCGAAATCCATGCATACGAGTCTATAGATATCGAAGGACGAGCGCAGTTTTATGAACAGACAGGTGCGCTACGCGATATCGTGCAAGGCCACCTGATGCAACTCCTTAGCTTGGTGATTATGGATATCCCTGGCGATATGCACTGGAGTCAGGTGTCGCAGCATCGTCTCGGTGCCTTGCAGAGTCTGCGACCTGTCGACACGACAAAGACAATTCGGGCGCAATATGTTGGTTATCAGGATGAAGTCGAAAATCCTGGCAGTAGCACCGAAACATTTGTGTCTGTGGAGCTTGAGAGTGATGCGCCGAAGTGGCAGGGCGTTCCACTGTATCTCGCGACGGGTAAGGCGTTGGATCAGAAACTGACCGAGATAAAAGTGCATTTCAAGAAATTTCATGATGCGCAGACGAACTGTCTCGTGTTTCGCATTCAGCCAGAGGAGGGTATAGAAATCGCGCTTAATACACTTAAGCCAGATTATGAGTATGAATATGAAGAGACTCGACTTTCGTTTAATTATCCTGCGGGTACAGTGTTACCCGAAGCATACGAGCAGGTTATTGTCGACGCGATTCGTGGTCATAAACACATCTTTACGTCGAGTGCCGAAGTGATTCGTAGTTGGGAGGTGTTGCAGCCGCTGGTAAGTGAATGGTCCATGCAAAGTGCATGTGAGACACTGTATGAGAAAGGTAGTTCTGCTGAGCAGATTACCTCTTTAGCTTCGTAG
- a CDS encoding CTP synthase: MEGETNMGQSKKYIFVTGGVLSGVGKGITAASMGAVLQAKGINVSIQKCDPYLNVDAGLLNPAEHGECFVTKDGAETDLDLGHYERFLDLELTQKNATLSGKLLSNLIADERAGKFGGKTVQLVPHLTGAIQDAIELAADGSDVHIVEIGGTVGDYEGLSFVEAIREFAGRVGRENCLYVHVVYVPFIGTSKEFKTKPAQNALNELRGFGIVPDCVVVRTDDPAPAGVAKKIAMFSGVSEDAVIMLHNAKTVFQIPLIIADSGVLNVLNKFTGNDTTPDLKKWQDIMLAQSTVRERDVTVGLVAKYMDNEDTYISVLEALKSAAWHTEVNLEIKWINAETASDTDFDSVDALLVPGGFGERGVPGKIAAADYALRTGKPYLGLCLGLQVAVIAAARRGGLADAHSAEFDKATEHDVVYIMAGQEGKESTGGTLRLGDYDAVLRDGSKAATAYGATEVVERHRHRYEVNQKFVQEIEQGGLVISGTSPDGKLVEFVESPEHPYFVATQAHPELKSRPNRAHPLFVGVLRAASKR; this comes from the coding sequence ATGGAAGGTGAGACCAACATGGGACAATCTAAGAAGTATATTTTTGTGACTGGCGGCGTCCTCTCTGGCGTTGGTAAAGGCATCACAGCGGCAAGTATGGGCGCGGTGTTGCAGGCCAAAGGTATCAATGTATCGATTCAGAAATGTGATCCGTATCTCAATGTAGATGCGGGTCTTTTGAATCCAGCGGAACACGGCGAGTGTTTCGTAACAAAAGACGGCGCCGAGACAGACCTCGATCTGGGGCACTACGAGCGCTTCCTCGATCTGGAGCTGACGCAGAAGAACGCGACACTGAGTGGCAAGTTGCTGAGCAATCTCATTGCCGACGAGCGCGCCGGGAAATTCGGCGGTAAGACAGTGCAGCTGGTGCCGCACTTGACTGGCGCGATCCAGGACGCGATCGAACTTGCTGCCGATGGCAGTGACGTACATATAGTAGAGATCGGTGGTACAGTAGGCGACTACGAAGGCCTGAGCTTCGTAGAGGCAATTCGTGAATTCGCAGGGCGAGTTGGCCGCGAAAACTGCCTATATGTGCACGTTGTCTATGTGCCATTCATCGGCACAAGCAAAGAATTCAAGACCAAGCCAGCGCAAAACGCGCTCAACGAACTGCGTGGCTTTGGCATCGTGCCGGACTGCGTAGTGGTGCGCACTGATGATCCGGCGCCTGCTGGTGTGGCAAAGAAAATCGCCATGTTTAGTGGTGTCAGCGAAGACGCGGTGATTATGCTGCATAATGCTAAGACAGTGTTCCAAATCCCTCTTATCATCGCTGACAGCGGCGTATTGAATGTGTTGAACAAGTTTACAGGTAATGACACTACGCCTGATCTGAAGAAGTGGCAAGATATTATGTTGGCTCAGAGTACTGTGCGTGAACGCGACGTGACGGTGGGGCTGGTAGCAAAGTATATGGACAATGAAGATACCTATATATCGGTGCTCGAAGCACTCAAAAGTGCGGCGTGGCATACCGAAGTGAACCTGGAGATCAAATGGATCAACGCAGAGACGGCGAGCGACACGGATTTTGACAGTGTAGATGCACTATTGGTACCAGGTGGGTTTGGCGAACGTGGTGTCCCGGGCAAAATCGCAGCGGCTGATTACGCGCTTCGTACCGGCAAGCCGTATCTAGGTTTGTGTCTTGGTTTGCAGGTGGCGGTTATCGCAGCGGCACGACGCGGCGGGTTAGCCGACGCCCATAGTGCTGAATTCGACAAAGCAACTGAGCATGATGTGGTCTACATCATGGCTGGACAGGAAGGCAAAGAGTCGACTGGCGGCACACTCCGTCTCGGTGATTACGACGCTGTACTGCGAGATGGTTCAAAGGCAGCGACAGCATACGGCGCGACAGAAGTGGTAGAGCGACACCGCCATCGCTACGAGGTGAATCAGAAATTTGTGCAAGAGATTGAACAGGGTGGGCTAGTGATCAGCGGTACTTCACCCGACGGCAAGCTCGTCGAGTTTGTAGAATCACCCGAACACCCATACTTTGTCGCTACTCAAGCTCACCCAGAGCTCAAGAGTCGGCCAAATAGGGCGCATCCACTATTCGTAGGCGTGCTTCGTGCGGCGAGCAAGAGATAG
- the argS gene encoding arginine--tRNA ligase, with protein MESLSQAVATIIAAEYDVDSTPVFSRPEPQFGDYATNVAMQLAKQVGQNPRAIAEKLAEKLAETGEYQAVEVAGPGFLNITLKPEALLALVRKEPTPHYAGQKIVFEYSCPNAFKELHTGHLYQTLFGDIVSRLFLVGGAQLTRTSFGGDVGLHVAKCLWGMRAELGGEDPGKLDEIDSDPFARARWISSCYVIGAKAYEENEAHKTEIDELNKTIYGFHDSNDHESPLAQIYWTTRQWSFDYFEAFYALIEVAPLRYYPESETAPVGLDVVRAQLAAGKLKESDGAVVFEGDESKHLHTRVFITSKGLPTYETKDIGVIWREKADYDFDHRYLITGNDQKEYMRVVFAAAEAFRPELAGTMTHFTNGTVRFGDGSKMSSRLGNVTRGIDVVEAVQEKVAALVEDEKLRQDVVIGAIKYAFARYRIGGDIAFNLDETVSLQGNSGPYLQYAHARARRVLEKVEETPSAPTDVRAEDRALVRKLGEYHEAVDLAIKELAPHHICNYLFELAQEFNRYYEKNQVVGSEHEQHRAGLVSLYADTLRAGLMILGIVAPDKM; from the coding sequence ATGGAGTCACTTTCTCAGGCAGTAGCCACGATCATAGCAGCGGAATACGACGTCGACAGTACGCCAGTGTTTTCGCGTCCTGAGCCCCAGTTTGGTGACTATGCAACCAATGTAGCGATGCAGCTTGCGAAGCAAGTCGGACAAAATCCACGTGCTATTGCCGAGAAACTAGCAGAGAAACTGGCTGAAACAGGCGAGTACCAGGCGGTCGAAGTAGCTGGACCTGGCTTTTTGAACATCACTCTGAAGCCAGAGGCGCTGCTTGCACTGGTTCGCAAAGAGCCGACGCCGCACTACGCAGGCCAAAAAATCGTGTTTGAGTACAGCTGCCCCAACGCATTCAAAGAGTTGCACACAGGCCATCTGTATCAGACGTTGTTTGGTGATATTGTGTCGCGCCTGTTTCTCGTGGGCGGGGCTCAGCTGACACGTACAAGCTTCGGCGGTGATGTAGGTCTGCATGTAGCCAAATGTCTATGGGGTATGCGTGCGGAGTTGGGTGGAGAAGACCCAGGTAAGCTTGACGAAATCGATAGCGACCCGTTTGCACGTGCTCGTTGGATTAGTTCGTGCTATGTGATTGGCGCCAAAGCCTACGAGGAGAACGAGGCGCACAAAACGGAGATAGATGAGCTCAACAAGACGATCTACGGTTTTCATGATAGCAATGATCACGAGTCGCCATTGGCACAAATTTATTGGACGACTCGTCAGTGGAGTTTTGATTATTTCGAGGCGTTCTACGCACTGATCGAAGTGGCGCCACTACGCTATTATCCGGAGAGCGAAACAGCTCCTGTAGGACTCGATGTAGTACGCGCACAGCTGGCGGCTGGCAAACTCAAAGAGTCTGACGGAGCCGTAGTGTTTGAGGGTGACGAATCGAAGCATCTCCATACCCGCGTGTTCATTACGTCGAAGGGATTACCAACCTACGAGACAAAGGACATCGGTGTGATCTGGCGCGAGAAGGCAGACTACGACTTCGACCACCGCTATCTGATTACAGGCAATGATCAAAAAGAATACATGCGCGTGGTGTTCGCCGCCGCCGAGGCGTTTCGCCCCGAGCTTGCTGGTACTATGACACACTTCACCAACGGCACTGTCCGTTTTGGCGACGGCAGCAAAATGAGCTCACGCCTCGGCAATGTGACGCGTGGAATCGATGTGGTAGAGGCTGTCCAAGAAAAGGTTGCTGCGCTGGTAGAGGACGAGAAGCTCCGTCAGGATGTGGTGATCGGTGCGATCAAATACGCCTTTGCGCGCTATCGTATCGGTGGCGATATTGCGTTTAATCTCGACGAGACAGTAAGTCTGCAAGGTAACTCGGGCCCGTACCTGCAGTATGCCCATGCACGTGCACGTCGTGTTCTCGAGAAGGTGGAAGAAACTCCTAGTGCGCCAACCGATGTACGAGCCGAAGATCGTGCGCTCGTGCGCAAACTTGGTGAGTACCACGAAGCTGTCGATCTTGCGATCAAGGAATTGGCGCCGCACCACATCTGTAATTATCTGTTTGAACTTGCCCAAGAGTTCAATCGTTACTACGAGAAAAACCAAGTCGTCGGGAGTGAGCACGAGCAGCACCGTGCGGGGCTAGTATCACTCTACGCCGATACACTCCGTGCCGGCCTGATGATCCTGGGTATTGTCGCGCCAGACAAGATGTAG
- a CDS encoding MscL family protein, which translates to MATDKTTTKTTAKEKQPKSAAAKARAKAVRERAVAARAKASGATKGQASGFVDFIRTQGVVGLAVGLAIGTAAGATVKTLVEGFINPVVQFIVGSQEALASAVWHVELWGRTADFAWGAFVSSAITLIATAFVIYLIVHGFKLDRLDKKKD; encoded by the coding sequence ATGGCAACAGACAAAACCACAACCAAGACAACAGCTAAAGAGAAGCAGCCCAAATCGGCCGCGGCAAAAGCCCGCGCCAAGGCAGTGCGTGAGCGCGCAGTAGCGGCTCGTGCTAAAGCTAGCGGCGCCACCAAAGGTCAGGCGAGCGGTTTCGTCGACTTTATCCGTACGCAGGGCGTGGTAGGACTGGCAGTCGGTCTTGCCATTGGTACGGCGGCAGGTGCGACAGTGAAGACACTTGTAGAAGGCTTCATCAACCCGGTTGTGCAGTTCATCGTCGGTTCGCAGGAGGCGCTAGCCAGTGCGGTGTGGCATGTTGAACTGTGGGGTCGTACGGCAGATTTCGCCTGGGGCGCATTTGTGTCCTCGGCCATCACGCTCATTGCGACGGCGTTCGTGATTTACCTCATTGTCCATGGGTTCAAACTCGATAGGTTGGACAAGAAAAAAGACTAG